Proteins encoded by one window of Deltaproteobacteria bacterium:
- a CDS encoding Na/Pi cotransporter family protein, translating to MLQWFDGWKFLAGLGIFLFGMFMMEESIKLLAGRSLKALLRRFTGTRLSALLTGIVSTAVLQSSSAVSLMVLAFVGAGLLTLGHAIAVIMGAMVGTTLTAWIVAVFGFSFKIDALALPMIGIGGLGLIVLGHSQRYVHFSKLVAAFGFLFLGLDYMKTSVEAMTASLDLSSLPDLGLWIYVMVGTVLTAIMQSSSAAIAVTLTAIFAGVIDFGQGAAMVIGANIGTTVTILIGAIGGIPAKKQAAVSSLVFNVGTALVVTLTLPLLLSLIGLVFDPENNAVLGIAAFHTLFNCIGALIFFPAIPVFECFLKRLFPEKRAMLTIFIQNTSTQVPEAAMIALRKEILHQLSLSLAAIARLYALTSKGTDPETRAKTGPVKGTGQNGAIRYDDLEDLHAEIFAFYARMQAHGIAEPEALQLEPVIRGSRSIMNATKNLFELHPEIEDFGRDDTPFMVEAHEDFKHRLAGLVDRALASAQIPEAPGMDEELKAFFKAVENEDKRFIGSCSKAIAHGAIQEREVTRLLMTNRFFTQSSRMVILSLQAVIRGFSPTGARPQEFNDIVKP from the coding sequence ATGCTCCAATGGTTCGATGGATGGAAATTCCTGGCCGGACTGGGCATCTTCCTTTTTGGCATGTTCATGATGGAGGAATCCATCAAGCTCCTGGCCGGAAGATCCCTGAAGGCCCTGCTTCGCCGCTTCACCGGCACCCGGCTCTCGGCCCTGTTGACCGGCATTGTCAGCACGGCCGTGCTCCAAAGCAGCTCGGCGGTCTCCCTCATGGTCCTGGCCTTTGTCGGCGCAGGGCTCCTGACCCTCGGACACGCCATCGCCGTCATCATGGGGGCCATGGTCGGAACGACCCTGACGGCCTGGATCGTGGCCGTGTTCGGCTTCTCGTTCAAGATCGACGCCCTGGCCCTGCCCATGATCGGCATTGGCGGGCTCGGCCTGATCGTTCTGGGCCACAGCCAACGCTACGTCCACTTCAGCAAGCTCGTGGCCGCCTTTGGCTTCCTCTTTCTGGGGCTGGACTACATGAAGACGAGTGTCGAGGCCATGACGGCCTCTCTCGACCTGTCCTCGCTCCCGGACTTGGGGCTATGGATTTATGTCATGGTCGGAACGGTGCTGACGGCCATCATGCAATCCAGTTCCGCGGCCATCGCCGTGACCCTGACCGCCATCTTCGCCGGAGTCATCGATTTCGGCCAAGGGGCGGCCATGGTCATCGGGGCCAACATCGGGACCACGGTAACCATCCTCATCGGGGCCATCGGCGGCATCCCGGCCAAGAAGCAGGCCGCTGTCAGCTCTCTCGTCTTCAACGTGGGGACGGCCCTGGTCGTGACCCTGACCCTTCCTCTCCTGCTCAGCCTCATCGGCCTGGTCTTTGATCCCGAAAACAATGCAGTCCTGGGCATTGCCGCTTTCCACACCCTGTTCAATTGCATTGGGGCACTCATCTTCTTTCCGGCCATTCCCGTTTTCGAATGTTTCCTGAAACGACTCTTTCCAGAAAAACGGGCCATGCTGACCATTTTCATTCAGAACACCTCGACCCAGGTGCCTGAAGCGGCCATGATCGCCCTCCGCAAGGAAATCCTGCACCAGCTCTCCCTGTCACTCGCCGCTATCGCCCGGCTCTATGCACTGACATCCAAAGGGACCGATCCCGAAACCCGGGCCAAGACAGGCCCGGTAAAGGGCACCGGCCAAAACGGCGCCATCCGCTACGACGATCTGGAAGACCTGCACGCCGAGATTTTCGCCTTCTATGCCCGCATGCAGGCCCACGGAATAGCCGAACCCGAAGCCCTACAATTGGAACCGGTCATCCGGGGCAGCCGGAGCATCATGAACGCCACCAAAAATCTGTTCGAGCTCCATCCCGAAATCGAAGACTTCGGCCGGGACGACACCCCGTTCATGGTCGAAGCTCACGAGGACTTCAAACATCGCCTGGCCGGCCTTGTCGATCGGGCCCTTGCCAGCGCCCAGATCCCCGAAGCCCCTGGAATGGATGAGGAGTTGAAGGCCTTTTTCAAAGCCGTGGAAAACGAGGACAAGCGGTTCATAGGATCCTGCTCCAAGGCCATCGCCCATGGCGCAATTCAGGAAAGGGAAGTGACCCGGCTGCTGATGACCAACCGGTTCTTCACCCAGTCCAGCCGAATGGTCATCCTGAGCCTGCAGGCCGTGATTCGGGGATTCTCGCCCACAGGGGCTCGGCCCCAGGAATTCAACGACATCGTCAAGCCCTGA
- a CDS encoding SLC13 family permease, which translates to MTGDQLTVFGILGATLVLFVWGRWRYDLVALAALLLVYLAGLIGADQLFLGFGHPAVVTVAAVLIISRGLLNAGVVDALSRQLSRVGTRPVAQVTALTAIVIVCSGFMNNVGALALLMPVAIWMSRRSGRSPSLLLMPLAFGSLVGGLITLIGTPPNIIIALFREQTGQPAFGMFDFTPVGAAVALAGLAFISLIGWRLTPKRETQDSPDELFEIDSYLSEILIPEDSEFVGKTVFHLISAMEQETEASVVDLVRDDRHLPAPSSYMIIQAGDILMVEADSEDLKTLVDGLGLRLAESKTHPKATLGSEEVRIMETVVAADSPLVGSTAAVLDLRHRYGVNLLAIARRGRRLRRQLGQTRLIIGDILLLQGTDAALQTLLKDCGCLPLAERGLQMGRPSRILSSVGIFIAAMLLSTFNVLPVQVAFVAAAVLMILVGLISLKEIYESVDWPIIVLLGALFPLGHALESTGGARLIAEKMLILSGHLPPMGTLAVLLVGTMLLSNVVNNAAAAVLMAPIALTLAEGMAVSADPLLMAVAVGASCAFLTPVGHQSNALVMAPGGYQFGDYWHLGLPLSLIVAGVAVPLIPLFWPF; encoded by the coding sequence ATGACCGGTGATCAACTGACCGTTTTTGGCATACTCGGCGCCACGTTGGTGCTCTTTGTCTGGGGCCGGTGGAGATACGATCTCGTTGCCCTGGCCGCCCTGTTGCTGGTCTATCTGGCCGGCCTGATCGGGGCCGATCAGCTATTCCTGGGTTTCGGCCACCCGGCCGTGGTCACCGTAGCCGCGGTCCTGATCATCAGTCGGGGACTTTTAAACGCTGGGGTCGTCGACGCCCTGTCCCGCCAACTGTCCCGGGTCGGCACCCGGCCCGTGGCCCAGGTTACGGCCCTCACGGCCATCGTCATCGTCTGCTCCGGATTCATGAACAACGTCGGGGCCTTGGCCCTGCTCATGCCTGTGGCCATCTGGATGTCCCGACGCAGCGGCAGGTCCCCGTCCCTGCTCCTCATGCCCCTGGCCTTCGGCTCCTTGGTCGGCGGGCTGATCACCCTCATCGGCACCCCGCCCAACATCATCATCGCCCTCTTTCGGGAGCAAACGGGCCAGCCGGCCTTTGGCATGTTCGATTTCACCCCTGTGGGCGCGGCCGTGGCCCTGGCCGGGCTGGCCTTTATCTCCTTGATCGGCTGGCGCCTGACCCCCAAGCGCGAGACCCAGGACTCGCCCGACGAACTGTTCGAAATCGACAGCTACCTCAGCGAAATTCTGATCCCCGAGGACAGCGAATTCGTAGGCAAGACGGTCTTCCATCTGATCTCGGCCATGGAGCAGGAGACCGAGGCCTCGGTGGTTGACCTGGTCCGCGACGACCGCCATCTCCCGGCTCCATCTTCATACATGATCATCCAGGCCGGGGACATCCTCATGGTCGAGGCCGATTCCGAGGATCTGAAGACCCTTGTCGACGGTCTGGGACTCCGGTTGGCCGAAAGCAAGACCCACCCCAAGGCCACTCTGGGGTCCGAGGAGGTCCGGATCATGGAGACGGTTGTCGCGGCGGATTCCCCCCTGGTCGGATCCACGGCCGCCGTTCTGGACCTGCGCCACCGTTACGGGGTCAACCTTTTGGCCATTGCCCGCCGCGGCCGCCGACTGAGGCGCCAACTGGGCCAGACCCGGCTGATCATCGGCGACATCCTCCTGCTCCAGGGCACCGACGCCGCTCTCCAGACCCTGCTCAAGGACTGCGGCTGCCTGCCCCTGGCTGAACGGGGACTCCAGATGGGGAGGCCTTCGAGAATCCTTTCCTCCGTGGGCATCTTCATCGCCGCCATGCTCCTGTCCACATTCAACGTCCTGCCGGTCCAGGTGGCCTTTGTGGCCGCCGCGGTTTTAATGATCCTCGTCGGCCTCATTTCCCTGAAAGAAATCTACGAAAGCGTGGACTGGCCCATCATCGTTCTCCTCGGAGCCCTCTTCCCCCTGGGGCACGCCCTGGAAAGCACTGGTGGAGCCAGGCTCATCGCCGAAAAGATGCTGATTCTGTCCGGCCATCTTCCGCCCATGGGAACCCTGGCCGTGCTTCTGGTAGGCACCATGCTTCTCTCCAACGTGGTCAACAACGCCGCCGCCGCGGTCCTCATGGCCCCCATCGCCCTGACCCTGGCCGAGGGCATGGCCGTCTCGGCCGATCCCCTGCTCATGGCCGTGGCCGTGGGCGCCTCCTGCGCCTTTCTGACCCCGGTCGGGCACCAGTCCAACGCCCTGGTCATGGCCCCCGGTGGCTACCAATTCGGAGACTACTGGCACCTCGGTCTGCCCCTGTCTCTCATCGTTGCCGGGGTCGCCGTCCCCCTCATCCCGCTCTTCTGGCCGTTCTAA
- a CDS encoding mechanosensitive ion channel produces the protein MNGTIDLNKLDLTSFKKEILIDLLHDLVSWVSEYGFRLIVAVLIFYLGMKVSRKISDLIQAALKRGRIEQTLSTFLGNIAYYAIMAAVVIAAISQLGISVTSFMAILGAAGLAVGLALKDSLANFSSGVMIIIFRFFKVGDFVDLAGTSGTVDSINIFNTVLITPDNQKIFIPNSRVLSQNITNITANPTRRLDLVIGISYDDDVAKAKKIVADILAKENRILPDPKPTIVLGELADSSVNLFVRPWVKTSELWAVRWDLLEAIKTEFDRQGITIPYPQQDVHFKPTPPQA, from the coding sequence ATGAACGGAACCATCGACCTGAACAAATTGGACCTGACATCCTTCAAGAAGGAAATACTGATCGATCTCCTGCACGACCTCGTCTCCTGGGTCAGCGAATACGGCTTTCGGCTCATCGTTGCCGTGCTCATCTTCTATCTCGGAATGAAGGTTTCCCGTAAGATTTCCGACCTCATTCAGGCCGCCTTGAAAAGGGGCCGCATCGAACAGACCCTATCCACCTTTCTCGGCAACATTGCCTACTACGCCATTATGGCCGCCGTGGTCATTGCGGCCATCAGCCAGCTCGGCATCAGCGTGACCTCCTTCATGGCCATCCTCGGCGCCGCCGGACTGGCCGTCGGCCTGGCCCTCAAGGACTCCTTGGCCAACTTCTCTTCCGGGGTCATGATCATCATCTTCCGCTTCTTCAAGGTCGGGGATTTCGTGGACCTGGCCGGAACCTCCGGCACGGTGGATTCCATCAACATCTTCAACACCGTTCTGATCACGCCGGACAACCAGAAGATCTTCATCCCCAATTCCCGAGTCCTCAGCCAGAACATCACCAACATCACGGCCAACCCGACCCGCCGCCTGGATCTGGTCATCGGCATCAGCTACGACGACGACGTGGCCAAGGCCAAGAAGATCGTGGCCGACATCCTGGCCAAAGAAAATCGCATCCTGCCCGACCCAAAACCGACCATCGTCCTCGGTGAATTGGCCGACAGCAGCGTGAACCTCTTTGTCCGCCCATGGGTCAAGACCAGTGAACTCTGGGCCGTCAGATGGGATCTTCTGGAGGCGATTAAGACCGAGTTCGATCGCCAAGGCATCACCATCCCCTACCCGCAACAGGACGTCCACTTCAAACCGACTCCGCCCCAAGCCTGA
- a CDS encoding methyltransferase, with product MTEDSISARGLFPRGLDQPTEGYRFSFDSLLLAAFAPAGRRILDLGAGCGVVGLTILLHRIDSESRIVGLERTPVLADCAERNAISLGFGSRYDLIRGRVEDLPGARWFDAGSFDGAVMNPPFRSPGSGRVSEREEVRSARFAGGGVLKAFVQGAAWAVRTGGWAAVVFPAERLSELLVLLTGVGLEPKRLVMVHPRRREPARLVLVEARRNGSPGLIIEPPLVLHVGRGAKTRLTRQVLRFCPHLSCNQGLSKNDLNG from the coding sequence ATGACCGAGGATTCGATATCGGCCCGGGGCCTGTTTCCCCGGGGGCTGGATCAGCCGACAGAAGGCTACCGTTTTTCCTTTGATTCGCTGCTCCTGGCCGCGTTTGCTCCGGCCGGAAGGCGTATTCTCGATCTGGGGGCAGGGTGCGGGGTGGTGGGGCTGACCATCCTCCTGCACCGGATTGATTCGGAATCTCGAATCGTGGGTTTGGAGCGGACTCCGGTTCTGGCGGACTGCGCCGAGAGAAACGCCATAAGTCTCGGGTTTGGGTCCCGGTACGATCTGATTCGCGGCCGGGTGGAGGACCTGCCCGGAGCCCGATGGTTCGATGCTGGGAGTTTTGACGGCGCAGTCATGAATCCGCCCTTCAGGAGTCCGGGTTCGGGGCGGGTTTCGGAGCGGGAGGAGGTCCGCTCGGCCCGGTTTGCCGGGGGAGGGGTGCTGAAAGCGTTTGTCCAGGGGGCGGCTTGGGCGGTCCGGACCGGGGGATGGGCGGCGGTTGTCTTTCCTGCCGAGCGTTTGTCTGAATTGCTCGTCCTGTTGACCGGGGTCGGGCTGGAGCCCAAGCGCCTGGTCATGGTCCACCCCAGAAGAAGGGAACCCGCCCGGCTCGTCCTGGTGGAGGCCAGACGAAACGGCTCGCCGGGTCTCATTATCGAGCCGCCGCTGGTTCTTCACGTCGGTCGGGGAGCGAAAACACGATTGACCCGGCAGGTCCTTCGGTTCTGCCCCCATCTTTCCTGCAATCAGGGGCTTTCCAAAAACGATTTGAACGGGTGA
- a CDS encoding aminopeptidase P family protein, which produces MPDTETFARAESDRRLAAFRNHLPRIAPQARGAMIFSRLNIFYFTGTWANGLLWIPLDGRPILFCRKAAERARLESPLSAIVEFVSYSEIPGLAKESGSPLAGPVAAEMTGLSWSLATLLQNRMPDIVFLPGDRAIGLARAVKTDFEIAIMREAGRRHHQAKYEELPRHIAPGMTEYDIAVALWQVFFELGHQGMMRMQAPGEEVFLGHVSAGISGIHPSVFNGPVGLRGVHPAVPFMGSRDKIWKPGRPLTVDCGFGLEGYHTDKTQVYWAAGSRIPDQARRAQEFCQRIQAELASELKPGAIPEELFSRYWELSRKEGWEEGFMGLGGNKVRFLGHGIGLTVDEHPVVARRFAAPLEANMVLALEPKLGIPGLGMVGVENTFLVTDVGGECLTGDVFDPVMVG; this is translated from the coding sequence ATGCCCGACACCGAGACTTTTGCCCGCGCCGAATCCGACCGGCGACTTGCCGCCTTCCGGAACCACCTGCCCCGTATCGCTCCCCAGGCCCGAGGAGCCATGATCTTTTCGCGTCTGAACATCTTCTACTTCACCGGAACCTGGGCCAACGGCCTGCTCTGGATTCCCCTTGACGGGCGTCCGATTCTCTTCTGTCGCAAGGCCGCCGAACGGGCCAGGCTCGAATCCCCCCTGTCGGCCATCGTCGAATTCGTGTCCTATTCGGAAATTCCCGGTCTGGCCAAGGAATCCGGCTCCCCCTTGGCCGGGCCCGTGGCCGCCGAAATGACCGGGTTGTCGTGGTCTCTGGCCACCCTCCTGCAAAACCGAATGCCGGACATCGTCTTTCTTCCCGGTGATCGGGCCATCGGCCTGGCCCGGGCCGTCAAGACCGACTTCGAGATCGCCATCATGCGCGAGGCCGGCCGCCGACACCACCAGGCCAAATATGAGGAACTTCCCAGACACATCGCTCCGGGCATGACCGAATACGACATCGCCGTGGCCCTCTGGCAGGTCTTCTTTGAGCTGGGTCATCAGGGCATGATGCGCATGCAGGCTCCGGGCGAGGAGGTCTTTCTCGGCCATGTCTCGGCCGGAATCAGCGGCATCCACCCAAGCGTCTTCAACGGCCCGGTGGGACTGCGCGGAGTCCATCCGGCCGTGCCCTTCATGGGCAGCCGGGACAAGATCTGGAAACCGGGCCGACCCCTGACCGTGGACTGCGGTTTTGGATTGGAGGGCTACCACACCGACAAGACCCAGGTCTACTGGGCTGCCGGGTCCAGAATTCCTGACCAGGCTCGCCGGGCTCAGGAATTCTGCCAGCGGATCCAGGCTGAACTAGCTTCCGAACTGAAACCCGGGGCCATTCCTGAAGAGTTATTCTCCAGATACTGGGAGCTGTCCCGAAAGGAAGGATGGGAAGAAGGGTTCATGGGCCTCGGCGGCAACAAGGTCCGTTTCCTGGGCCACGGCATCGGTCTGACCGTGGACGAACACCCGGTCGTCGCCCGCCGCTTCGCCGCCCCCCTGGAAGCGAACATGGTTCTGGCCCTGGAGCCCAAGTTAGGCATTCCCGGTCTGGGCATGGTCGGGGTGGAGAACACCTTTCTGGTCACCGACGTCGGCGGAGAATGCCTGACCGGAGACGTGTTCGACCCGGTCATGGTCGGCTGA
- a CDS encoding glycine dehydrogenase subunit 2 codes for MKTMFEQSVPGRQGCWPENGTRTAADILPTGLLRQTPPALPELGELDVVRHFTNLSRLNYGVDGNFYPLGSCTMKYNPKINEAVAALPGFTRLHPLIPQLRGAGNLTQGALEVLYETERLLQEITGMAAFTLQPMAGAHGELTGVMLMAAYHADKGNKKTKIIVPDSAHGTNPASAGIAGFDVVGIPSKDGIVDPTALEKVLDDDVAGMMMTCPNTLGLFERNLKTIVDMLHARDALLYYDGANLNAIMGKMRVGDVGFDVVHLNLHKTFATPHGGGGPGSGPVGVSPRLEPYLPVSRVVKLDDGQFFLKYDYPKTIGYIAPFYGNFGVILKAYAYILRLGREGIVRASERAVLAANYLRRRIENHLEIPYNRTCMHEFVASAAAQAQKGVRALDIAKALLDKGHYAPTIYFPLIVKECLMMEPTETESKATLDRFVDDLIEILTRAETDPESLHRAPLATPVRRLDEVKAARAMVLTEDLG; via the coding sequence ATGAAAACCATGTTCGAGCAATCCGTTCCCGGCCGCCAGGGCTGCTGGCCGGAAAATGGAACCCGTACGGCCGCCGACATTCTACCGACCGGTCTGCTACGCCAGACGCCTCCGGCCCTGCCCGAGCTGGGCGAACTGGACGTGGTCCGGCACTTCACCAACCTTTCCCGCCTGAACTACGGCGTGGACGGAAACTTCTATCCCCTGGGGTCGTGTACCATGAAGTACAACCCCAAGATCAACGAAGCCGTGGCCGCCCTGCCCGGATTCACCCGCCTGCACCCCCTCATCCCCCAGCTTCGGGGGGCCGGCAATTTGACCCAAGGGGCCCTGGAGGTCCTCTATGAGACCGAGCGCCTCCTCCAGGAAATCACGGGCATGGCCGCCTTCACCCTCCAGCCCATGGCCGGAGCCCACGGCGAACTGACCGGGGTCATGCTCATGGCCGCCTACCACGCCGACAAGGGAAACAAAAAGACCAAGATCATCGTTCCGGACTCGGCCCACGGCACCAACCCAGCCTCGGCCGGCATCGCCGGCTTTGACGTGGTCGGCATTCCCTCGAAGGACGGCATCGTGGACCCGACAGCCCTGGAAAAGGTTCTGGACGACGACGTGGCCGGCATGATGATGACGTGCCCGAACACCCTGGGCCTGTTCGAACGCAACCTGAAAACCATCGTGGACATGCTCCATGCCCGGGATGCCCTGCTCTACTATGACGGGGCCAACCTGAACGCCATCATGGGCAAGATGCGGGTCGGCGACGTGGGCTTCGACGTGGTCCACCTGAACCTGCACAAGACCTTTGCCACCCCCCACGGCGGGGGCGGCCCGGGTTCCGGACCCGTGGGCGTCTCTCCGAGACTTGAGCCCTATCTGCCCGTCTCCCGGGTGGTCAAACTCGATGACGGACAGTTTTTCCTCAAGTACGACTACCCCAAGACCATCGGCTACATCGCCCCATTTTATGGCAATTTCGGCGTCATCCTCAAGGCCTATGCCTACATCCTGCGTCTGGGGCGCGAGGGCATCGTCCGGGCCTCGGAACGGGCCGTACTGGCCGCCAACTATCTGCGCCGGCGCATCGAAAACCACCTTGAAATCCCCTACAACCGGACCTGCATGCACGAATTCGTGGCCTCGGCCGCGGCTCAGGCCCAAAAAGGCGTCCGAGCTTTGGACATCGCCAAGGCCCTCTTGGACAAAGGCCACTACGCCCCGACCATCTACTTTCCTCTCATTGTCAAGGAATGCCTAATGATGGAGCCCACCGAGACCGAGTCCAAGGCCACATTGGACCGCTTCGTGGACGATCTGATCGAAATCCTGACCCGGGCCGAGACAGACCCGGAGAGCCTCCACAGGGCCCCGCTGGCCACCCCGGTCCGCCGCCTGGACGAGGTCAAGGCCGCCCGGGCCATGGTCCTGACCGAGGACCTCGGCTGA
- a CDS encoding aminomethyl-transferring glycine dehydrogenase subunit GcvPA: MPYIPHTSEEEHLMLDAVGVSGIEELFRDIPDEFRPRSFDLPPGQSEMSVLSRIESLASKNRTDLTSFLGAGFYDHYIPAAGPALLARGEFLTAYTPYQPEASQGTLQAIFEYQTAVTRLLDLPYANASVYDGGTALYEAMMMAVRQTKKRRFVVSEGVNPIYRVMLGTYTRNLNLELVTVSHAQGRTDLEALEGALDGNTAGIIVQNPNFFGTVNDFTTLFATAAKFGVVTIMNVYPVLQAVMKTPGEMGADIAVAEGQSLGLPLSFGGPYLGIMTTSAKLLRQMPGRMVGRTEDIDGRTGYVLTLQAREQHIRREKATSNICSNQSLCALSALAYMAQLGPEGLRRTAEVSMERAHQAADRLTAIPGVCLMSDSPFGNEFAVRLPLSSFTVIDRLLGKGIIPGFPLGRYYAGLDDCLLVACTEKTTREDIGILAERMEGSLS; encoded by the coding sequence ATGCCCTACATCCCCCACACTTCCGAAGAGGAACACCTCATGCTCGATGCCGTGGGCGTTTCCGGCATTGAGGAACTCTTCCGTGACATTCCGGATGAATTCCGCCCCCGAAGCTTCGACCTGCCTCCCGGCCAGAGCGAGATGTCGGTCCTGTCCCGCATTGAAAGTCTGGCGTCCAAAAACCGCACCGACCTGACCAGCTTCCTGGGAGCCGGGTTCTACGACCACTACATCCCGGCCGCCGGCCCGGCTCTTCTGGCCAGGGGCGAGTTTCTGACCGCCTACACCCCGTACCAGCCCGAGGCCTCACAGGGCACACTGCAGGCCATCTTCGAATACCAGACCGCCGTGACCAGGCTCTTGGACTTGCCCTACGCCAACGCCTCGGTCTACGACGGGGGCACGGCCCTGTACGAGGCTATGATGATGGCCGTTCGTCAGACCAAAAAACGCCGCTTTGTGGTTTCCGAGGGCGTCAACCCCATCTATCGGGTCATGCTGGGCACCTACACCCGGAACCTGAACCTCGAACTGGTCACCGTGTCCCACGCTCAGGGCCGCACCGACCTCGAAGCCCTGGAAGGGGCACTGGACGGGAACACGGCCGGGATCATCGTCCAGAACCCAAACTTCTTCGGGACCGTGAACGACTTCACGACCCTGTTCGCCACAGCCGCCAAATTCGGCGTGGTCACGATCATGAACGTCTATCCGGTCCTCCAGGCCGTGATGAAAACCCCCGGCGAGATGGGCGCCGACATCGCCGTGGCTGAGGGCCAGAGTCTGGGCCTGCCTCTCAGTTTCGGCGGGCCGTACCTGGGCATCATGACCACTTCGGCCAAACTCTTGCGCCAGATGCCCGGCCGCATGGTCGGCCGAACCGAAGACATCGACGGTCGCACCGGATATGTCCTGACCCTCCAGGCCAGGGAGCAGCACATCCGGCGGGAAAAGGCCACTTCCAACATCTGTTCCAACCAGTCCCTCTGCGCCCTATCCGCCCTGGCCTACATGGCCCAGCTCGGACCCGAGGGTCTTAGGCGCACGGCCGAGGTGTCCATGGAGCGTGCCCATCAAGCCGCCGACCGTCTGACGGCCATTCCCGGAGTCTGCCTTATGAGCGACTCCCCCTTTGGCAACGAGTTCGCTGTCCGCCTGCCGCTCAGTTCCTTCACGGTTATCGACCGGCTCCTAGGAAAAGGCATCATCCCGGGCTTTCCCCTGGGCCGCTACTACGCCGGTCTGGACGACTGTCTGCTAGTGGCCTGCACCGAAAAAACCACCCGTGAAGACATCGGCATCCTGGCCGAAAGAATGGAGGGCTCCCTGTCATGA
- the gcvH gene encoding glycine cleavage system protein GcvH: MIPENLMYTKSHEWILVEGQTATMGITQFAQEQLGDLTFIELPEIGREFTAGEEIGSVESVKAAGEIYAPASGQVTEVNITLEASPELVNQDPYGQGWFIRFAITDLPSDLLSAQSYADHVTSEAH, translated from the coding sequence ATGATACCTGAAAATCTTATGTACACCAAATCCCATGAATGGATTCTCGTCGAAGGCCAAACCGCGACCATGGGCATCACCCAATTCGCCCAGGAGCAGTTGGGAGATCTGACCTTCATCGAGCTGCCCGAGATCGGCCGGGAGTTCACCGCTGGCGAAGAGATCGGCAGCGTCGAATCGGTCAAGGCCGCCGGAGAGATCTATGCACCGGCCTCGGGTCAGGTCACCGAGGTCAACATCACCCTGGAGGCTTCTCCGGAACTGGTCAACCAGGACCCCTACGGACAGGGCTGGTTCATCCGCTTCGCCATAACCGACCTTCCGTCGGACCTCCTCTCGGCCCAATCCTACGCCGACCACGTCACATCCGAGGCCCACTGA
- the mltG gene encoding endolytic transglycosylase MltG produces the protein MIRKGIIPDLITWLVIALCLGAALDWMRFLLLPPEIPSRIVVFTIPPGESLASATRRLALNSLTSSSNRLRLLARARDDQARIRAGEYALETGWKPDRLLDALTRGPTLLHRLTIPEGLAWWQTAELTGASGLADTDDFSVWATNATWVRSLGIPAETLEGYLWPDTYLLPRPTTNDPRPVILAMLAQFKAQAGPEFQRAGLTDPALTHDVVTLASLIEKESARPEERATIAGVFANRLDRGMLLQCDPTIIYGLAQAFDGNLTRNHLRDSDNPYNSYRHSGLPPGPICSPGLEAIRAALNPEEHDLLFFVAKGDGSHKFSRTLEEHNRAVNRYQRNRP, from the coding sequence GTGATCCGCAAAGGAATCATTCCCGACCTGATCACGTGGCTCGTGATCGCGCTCTGTCTGGGCGCGGCCCTGGACTGGATGAGATTTCTCCTCCTCCCCCCGGAGATCCCGAGCCGAATCGTCGTCTTCACCATCCCTCCCGGAGAAAGCCTGGCCTCGGCCACCCGGAGATTGGCCCTCAACTCCCTGACGTCCTCTTCCAACCGCCTGCGACTTCTGGCCCGGGCCCGCGACGACCAGGCTCGAATCAGGGCCGGAGAATACGCCCTGGAAACCGGATGGAAACCGGACCGTCTCCTCGACGCCCTGACCAGGGGGCCTACCCTGCTTCATCGTCTGACCATCCCCGAAGGCCTGGCCTGGTGGCAGACCGCCGAGCTGACCGGGGCCTCCGGCCTTGCCGATACCGACGACTTCTCGGTCTGGGCAACCAATGCGACATGGGTCAGGTCCCTGGGCATTCCCGCCGAGACCCTGGAGGGCTACCTCTGGCCGGACACCTATCTTTTGCCACGGCCGACGACCAACGATCCCCGGCCGGTAATCCTGGCCATGCTCGCCCAGTTCAAGGCCCAGGCCGGGCCTGAATTCCAGCGGGCCGGTCTGACCGACCCGGCCCTGACCCACGATGTCGTCACCCTGGCATCCCTGATCGAGAAGGAGAGCGCACGCCCAGAGGAACGGGCCACGATCGCCGGGGTTTTCGCCAACCGGCTCGACCGGGGCATGCTTCTTCAATGCGACCCGACCATCATCTACGGGTTGGCCCAGGCCTTTGACGGCAACCTGACCCGAAATCACCTTCGGGACTCCGACAATCCCTACAACTCCTATCGGCACTCCGGCCTGCCGCCCGGACCCATCTGTTCGCCGGGACTTGAAGCCATCCGGGCCGCCTTGAACCCCGAGGAACACGACCTCCTCTTCTTCGTGGCCAAGGGAGACGGGAGTCACAAATTTTCGCGGACCCTTGAAGAACACAACAGGGCCGTAAACCGCTATCAGCGGAACCGGCCCTGA